The sequence GTGCCAGCAAAACCTGTGATTTCTGTAAGTTGTTTTTCCAGTTTCTTTAAAACAATTTGATATCCTTCGGCTTGTTCCACTGGAACGAAAGGGTGCATATTGCCCCACATTGGGTCGCTCAATGGTAGCATTTCCGCAGCGGCGTTAAGTTTCATCGTGCAAGAACCTAAAGATATCATAGAGTGGTTTAACGAAAGATCTTTGCGTTCCAGTCTTTTTATGTAACGCATTAAATCTGTTTCACTGTGATATTTGTTGAAGACTTCTTGTTGAAGAAATTCAGTTTTACGAGCAACTTCTCGTGGAATTTTATTGCCAGTTTCTAACTCGGTAATCTTTTGGAAATCCTTTTTTATGGCTTCGGAAAAGATTGCAACTATTTTGTTGAGGTCTTTAACGGTTGTAGTTTCATTAATTGAAATTGAAACCGTTTCGTCATTAGGATAGTAGAAGTTTACTTCTTTCGCTTCTGCTAAAAACTTGATTTTTGTAGCATCAGCTTTTATTGCGATAGTATCAAAATAAGTTTTGTTCATTTGTTCGAAGCCTAACTTTTCCAAAGCAGTTGCAAGCGTTGCAGCCCCATTGTGAACTTTTTGAGCGATGTGTTTTAAACCTTCTGGCCCGTGATAAACCGCGTACATTCCAGCCATAACAGCCAATAACACTTGCGCTGTACAAATGTTTGAAGTTGCTTTATCGCGCTTTATGTGTTGTTCACGTGTTTGAAGTGCCATTCGTAAAGCACGGTTTCCATCAGTATCTTTTGTAACACCAATAATTCTTCCAGGAATGCTGCGTTTGTATTCATCTTTTGTAGCGAAGAATGCTGCGTGAGGTCCACCGTAACCCAACGGAATTCCGAAACGTTGCGTGGTTCCAACAACTACATCTACTCCAAATTTTCCTGGAGATTCTAGCATTACAAGACTTAGAATATCTGCAGCAACAGCAACTTTTATTTGGTTGTCGTTCGCTTTCTCAATAAATTCTTTATAGTCGTGAACTTTTCCAGTTCTACCAGGATATTGAATAATTGCGCCAAAAAATTCATCTGAAAAGTCGAAATCTTCGTGCTTACCAATAACCAATTCTACGCCAATAGGTTCAGAACGAGTTTGCAAAAGCGCCAGTGTTTGCGGAAGTATTTCTTCAGAAACAAAAAACTTGGAAGCGTTACTTTTTTTCTTGTCCTTTTCACGAACTGCGAAAAGCAAGGCCATTGCTTCTGCTGCTGCGGTAGATTCGTCTAAAAGAGATGCATTTGCCAATTCCATTCCAGTTAAATCTGTAACAACGGTTTGGAAATTCAACAAAGCTTCTAGTCTTCCTTGTGCAATTTCAGCTTGGTAAGGAGTGTAAGCTGTGTACCATCCGGGGTTTTCCAAAATATTTCGTTGGATAACGGGTGGTAAATTGGACTGATGATAGCCAAGCCCAATATATGTTTTGAAAAGTTTATTTTTTGTGGAAAGTTCAGTAATGTGCTCAAGATATTCCTGTTCGCTCATTGCCGTGTCCAGATCTAATGCTTTTTTAAGCAGAATATCATCTGGAACTGTTTCATAAATTAGTTGGTCTAGGGAGCTTGCACCAATGGTTTTAAGCATTTCTGGAAGGTCGTTTTCCCGGGGACCGATATGCCTTAAAGCAAAAGAATCTGTATTCATTGATTTGCGATTGAAATTTAGCTGGCAAAATTACAATTTTAAACCTAAATCACTTCACATATTAGTGTCCGAAAAATTTAATTTTTCAACTAAATGTGAAGGTTACTAACACTTTGAGCTAAATAAAGTTTTCCAATAAGTCAAGAATTAATGATTTTGTGAAAAAATGAAGTTTTTTTGGGTTACTTAACAGCGCTACGAAAGGAAAAAATCACGAAATTTGGGGTTAATCATTAAATTTTTAAACTGTTGAAAAATCTTAAAACAATTCATCGGTAATTTTTTTCACGATGAAGTTTTTAAACCAAGCATTTGCGTTTTATGTAAATAGCAGCATCCACGTTGCCTTGGCAGTCGTGGCATTGCTGGCGGTTTCCGTTATGGAATATGATTTGATTATTCCAAACGAGCTTTGGGCTTTTGTTTTTCTGGGCGCATTAACGGGTTATAATTTTGTGAAATATGCTAAAGTCGCAGGATTGCACCATCGCAGCCTGACTCAATCTTTAAAAACGATACAAGTTCTTTCAGGAGTTTGTTTTTTAGCACTTGCTATTATAGCTTTTCAACTTTCCATAACAACTCTTTTGGTCACAACAGCTTTTGGTCTTGCTACTTTTTTTTATGCAGTACCTTTTATAAGACATAAAAATCTTCGGAATTTTTCTGGATTGAAGATTTTTGTTGTGGCTTTTGTTTGGGCAGGAGTTACAGTAATTGTTCCATTTGTAGCTTCTGAAAATGATATTTCTGGAGATGTGTTGCTGACTTTCTTACAGCGTATTTTGATAGTTGTGGCGCTCATTCTGCCTTTTGAAATTCGTGACGTACCTTATGATTCACTTAATTTGAAAACGTTACCGCAACAAGTTGGTGTAAGGCAAACAAAATTATTAGGCGAAGTTTTATTGACCCTTTGTTTGGTTTTTGAATTTTTTAAAGAAAATTCTGGGGTGGCTTATATTGTAAGTATGCTTATTTTTTGTGTGGTTTTGGGTTGGATGATTGTTATCTCCAAAACCAATCAAACACGCTATTTTTCTTCTTTTTGGGTGGAGGCTTTGCCAATACTTTGGTTCCTTGTCTTTGTGCTTTTTAATTAACTTTGAATTCTTCGCTCATTATCTATTTCATGCCGAAGTCGCGCTTTTAGAATCTCTTTTTCTTCAGGACGAAGTGTTTTGATATTTGCCGAATTTATGGTTTTGGTAAGTTTCACATTACGTTTGGTGTAGCCACGGCAAATTTTACACATCAATAAATGTATGTGTAACATTAATTTATCAAAAAAGCCAGCCTCTTTGTATTGACTTTTGTCGCATACATTAGTTGCTTCATCACACTTAAAAAAAAACTTCATATTCTCTAATTAAACCAATTCTTCTCTAGGCACGATACCATTGTTTTTCGTGCCCGATGGATTATTACCCACAAGTTAGACGGCGTAATATTGTATTCTTTACAAATAGCTTCGGTATCAAAATTTTCAATGGTTTTCTTTTTAAAAATTGCGGCTTGTTTTTCGGGTAGTTTGTTCAAACATTCCAAAATTGCAAGTCTCAATTCTTCGTTTTCCATTGTATCCTCGGCAGTTCTGTCAAAAGGATCAGCAGCGTTCTCTTCAAGCCAGTCTCCTTCTGAGTCTTCGTCGCGGTAATTGATATGAACTTCAGCTTTTCCTTTTTTGGAATTAATTTTTCTATAATAATCGATTATTTTTCGCTTTAAGATGGAAATAAGCCAGGTTCGTTCCGAAGCCTCTCCTTTAAAGTTTTTTTTCGATTTAAGTCCCGCCAAAAAAGTTTCAGAAATTAGGTCTTGCGCAACTATGTGATCGTTTACCCTAACAATCGTGTAATTGTAAAGGTAGTCCGCATAGTTGTCAATCCATTGGTCGGGATTCAGTAGTTCCAAAAGAATAGTTTTTTGCCTATTTCAAAAATAGGGAAGTTTTTAAAACATATACGAAAAAGCTAACTGTTTAGTTTGAAATATTTTATATTGAAATAGTTAAACTTTCATAATGCAACCATAAATTCAGCAGAAACTTTATTTTTACAACATTAACTTTATAAAATTCCTCAATGAAAAAATTTACTACATTACTTTTTACGTTCCTTTTATTTTCAGCTGCTGCAATTGCACAACACGGAACTTCCTTTTATGCAACTATGGACGCTGCAGATGCTATTTCCATTCAGAAGCTTTACCCAAACGAGATTCAGATTTTGGAAAGTAAAGACAATCAGGCTGCTGTTTTGCTTTCTGAAGAAGTGGCGCATAAAATTCACGATAACGTTCGTACTCACGGACCTGGATATATTTTCAAGGCTTCCAAAGAAAAAGCTCTTAGCGCTTTAAACACCGTGCAACGCAGAAATTCGCTATTAGACTATACTATTACTGAAGACGTTTTGGTAACCGAATGTCTGGATTTAGTAAACGGACAAAACATTGAAGACAATATTTTAGAACTTCAAAATTATGGGACGCGCTACCACACAAAATCTCAAGCTGTTCAGGCAGTGATGGACCAACAGGCAAAATGGGATGCTATGATTCTGGCATCGGGAAGATCAGACGTTCACACTCGTATTTACAATCACGTGAATACGCCAATGCCTTCCGTTATTTTAACTATTGATGGTGCAAATACGCCAGATGAGTTTGTAATTATTGGTGGGCATATTGATTCAACATCTTCCAATAAAAACGATGCTCCTGGCGCGGATGATAACGCTTCTGGAATTTCATCATTAAATGAAATGGTTAGAGTGCTTTTGGCAAAAGGCTTTGTTCCAAACAGAAGTATTGAAGTAATGGCTTTTGCTGCTGAGGAAATTGGATTAGTAGGTTCAGCTGAAATTGCTGAAGAATACGCTACTAATGGAGTGAACGTAGCTGCTTATGTGCAGTTTGATATGACGGGCTACAAAGGCTCTAGTAGAAGTATTTACATTACAACCGATTCTTATAACAGCCCTACACTAAACAATTATTTAACCGATTTGATGGATCATTACAACGCTTCTGGTGCTCATAGTTTTAATTATGCCACAACCGTATGTGGTTATGGGTGCTCAGATCACGCCAGTTGGGCGGCGAATGGATATGATGCTGCTTTTCCTTTTGAAGCATCTTTTAGTCAAGACAATCCCAATATTCACAGTTCTGGAGATTTGTATTCATTTTTCAATACCCCAGATCACGCTGTGAAATTTGCAAAATTAGGTTTGGAATTTTTAATTGAAGCCGCAAAATCAGAGTTGCTTTCCGTTAATGATTTTTCTGAAAAAGCGATTAGCGTTTTTGTAAAAGACAAGGTGTTTAATTATCAATTAAACAACACAGTTTCCAACGTAAAAGAAGTATCAATTTTTAACGTTGCTGGACAAAGAATAATTTCTGAAAACTTGAATAATGAAGCAGGAAGCTTTCAGCTTAGCCAATTTGCACAAGGTTTTTACATTGCCCAGTTTGCCTTGGAAAACGGACATACCGTTTCGAAGAAATTTCTATTGAATTAATATACTTTAGCCAATTGTCTATATATTAACCATAATTAGAAAAGGCTTTAAAAGTTATGTAACTTTTAAAGCCTTTTTATATTAAAGCAATCCTGCTCTTTTCAACAAAGCTTCCGGATCTGGTTTTTGTCCTCGGAATTTAATGTAAAGCTGCATCGGATCTTGAGTTCCACCTTGTGAAAGCACGAAATTTTTGAACTTATCCGCTACTTTTCTATTAAAAATCCCTTCCTGCTGAAAATACGCGAAAGCATCTGCATCCAATACTTCAGCCCATTTGTAACTGTAATATCCTGCGGAATAACCTCCTTGGAAAATATGTGAAAAGGAAGTACTCATACAGTTTTCCTTCACATCTGGATAAAGTTGAGTATCATCAAATGCAACGACTTCAAAATCTTTAACATCCGTTATTCTTGATGGATCTTGGCCGTGCCATGACATATCCAGCAATCCAAAACTTAATTGACGTAGGGTTGCCATTCCCTCTAAGAAGGTGGCTGAATCTTTTATCTTTTCAACATATTCCATTGGGATTACTTCGCCAGTTTTATAATGCGTTGCGAAGAGTTCCAAGGTTTCTTTTTCGTAACACCAATTCTCTAAGATTTGGCTTGGTAATTCTACAAAATCCCAATAAACACTTGTGCCAGAAAGGCTAGGGTAGTGAGTGTTTGCTAACATTCCGTGAAGGGCGTGGCCAAATTCGTGGAATAATGTTGTTACTTCATTAAAAGTTAAAAGTGAAGGTTTGCTAGCTGTAGGTTTTGTGAAATTGCAAACTATTGAAATATGCGGGCGGTCGTTTTTACCGTCCTTCATTTGTTGTGGTTTGTAAGAAGTCATCCACGCGCCATTTCGTTTCCCGGCTCGCGGGTGGAAATCTGCGTAAAAGATGGCAACCAATTCGCCT comes from Aequorivita sublithincola DSM 14238 and encodes:
- the gcvP gene encoding aminomethyl-transferring glycine dehydrogenase, whose protein sequence is MNTDSFALRHIGPRENDLPEMLKTIGASSLDQLIYETVPDDILLKKALDLDTAMSEQEYLEHITELSTKNKLFKTYIGLGYHQSNLPPVIQRNILENPGWYTAYTPYQAEIAQGRLEALLNFQTVVTDLTGMELANASLLDESTAAAEAMALLFAVREKDKKKSNASKFFVSEEILPQTLALLQTRSEPIGVELVIGKHEDFDFSDEFFGAIIQYPGRTGKVHDYKEFIEKANDNQIKVAVAADILSLVMLESPGKFGVDVVVGTTQRFGIPLGYGGPHAAFFATKDEYKRSIPGRIIGVTKDTDGNRALRMALQTREQHIKRDKATSNICTAQVLLAVMAGMYAVYHGPEGLKHIAQKVHNGAATLATALEKLGFEQMNKTYFDTIAIKADATKIKFLAEAKEVNFYYPNDETVSISINETTTVKDLNKIVAIFSEAIKKDFQKITELETGNKIPREVARKTEFLQQEVFNKYHSETDLMRYIKRLERKDLSLNHSMISLGSCTMKLNAAAEMLPLSDPMWGNMHPFVPVEQAEGYQIVLKKLEKQLTEITGFAGTSLQPNSGAQGEYAGLMVIRAYHESQGQEHRNICLIPASAHGTNPASAVMAGMQVIVTKSTEEGNIDVEDLREKALKHKDNLSCLMVTYPSTHGVYESAIREVTSIIHENGGQVYMDGANMNAQVGLTNPGAIGADVCHLNLHKTFAIPHGGGGPGVGPICVAKQLVPFLPSNPIIATGGENAISAISGAPYGSSLVCLISYAYICMLGVNGLKKATQYAILNANYIKERLNGHYEVLYAGERGRAAHEMIVDCRPFKAKGIEVTDIAKRLMDYGFHAPTVSFPIAGTLMIEPTESESKMALDQFCDAMISIRKEIEAADKDDFNNVLKNSPHTLEMLTADEWDFPYSRQEAAFPMEYVSENKFWPSIRRVDDAFGDRNLICTCNPIEAYMEA
- a CDS encoding sigma-70 family RNA polymerase sigma factor; this encodes MELLNPDQWIDNYADYLYNYTIVRVNDHIVAQDLISETFLAGLKSKKNFKGEASERTWLISILKRKIIDYYRKINSKKGKAEVHINYRDEDSEGDWLEENAADPFDRTAEDTMENEELRLAILECLNKLPEKQAAIFKKKTIENFDTEAICKEYNITPSNLWVIIHRARKTMVSCLEKNWFN
- a CDS encoding M20/M25/M40 family metallo-hydrolase, translating into MKKFTTLLFTFLLFSAAAIAQHGTSFYATMDAADAISIQKLYPNEIQILESKDNQAAVLLSEEVAHKIHDNVRTHGPGYIFKASKEKALSALNTVQRRNSLLDYTITEDVLVTECLDLVNGQNIEDNILELQNYGTRYHTKSQAVQAVMDQQAKWDAMILASGRSDVHTRIYNHVNTPMPSVILTIDGANTPDEFVIIGGHIDSTSSNKNDAPGADDNASGISSLNEMVRVLLAKGFVPNRSIEVMAFAAEEIGLVGSAEIAEEYATNGVNVAAYVQFDMTGYKGSSRSIYITTDSYNSPTLNNYLTDLMDHYNASGAHSFNYATTVCGYGCSDHASWAANGYDAAFPFEASFSQDNPNIHSSGDLYSFFNTPDHAVKFAKLGLEFLIEAAKSELLSVNDFSEKAISVFVKDKVFNYQLNNTVSNVKEVSIFNVAGQRIISENLNNEAGSFQLSQFAQGFYIAQFALENGHTVSKKFLLN